In one window of Ptiloglossa arizonensis isolate GNS036 chromosome 5, iyPtiAriz1_principal, whole genome shotgun sequence DNA:
- the LOC143147180 gene encoding uncharacterized protein LOC143147180 isoform X1 produces the protein MSVLHEETDENAMLVDEDRTVNGVELEHFVKMSKKRISLAINVSILIILAIFGVLLSLPLRMLLNTNYHSRNETIGENYAPETTENVTTIETVVIPIDYRKLKRCPKLDYEEYFRLIFGSYYDRNCTYSRIDVIEDSKEDEIEDTKEEVIDDKKEISIVTKETVEENLTENTEESGKDRRMKSVPVAEHILMTMLLISAITALIEVLRIRFARDKDSSKAVNASSRKASTVELSVRNRFLPRQPMNSQRSFEMQGTHRSALRLLGARPPPLIRRSSFPTQPSKQNSVTGTPNNRTSRRQSAESDEEIGVLIKALHHRTRLIRRH, from the exons ATGTCTGTGCTACACGAAGAAACCGATGAAAATGCGATGCTCGTCGACGAAGATCGAACTGTGAACGGGGTTGAGTTGGAACATTTCGTCAAGATGTCGAAAAAACGCATTTCGTTGGCCATCAACGTCAGCATTCTCATCATACTGGCGATCTTCGGTGTGCTACTGTCCTTACCTTTGCGAATGTTGCTGAACACGAACTACCACAGCCGTAACGAGACCATCGGTGAAAATTACGCGCCCGAAACAACGGAAAACGTAACGACCATCGAGACGGTAGTGATCCCGATTGATTATCGAAAATTGAAGCGGTGCCCCAAATTGGATTACGAGGAATATTTCCGGCTTATTTTCGGTAGCTATTACGACAGAAATTGCACTTACTCGCGAATCGACGTGATCGAGGATTCAAAGGAGGATGAAATAGAGGATACGAAGGAAGAAGTAATCGAcgacaaaaaagaaatatcgatcgttACGAAGGAGACCGTTGAGGAAAATTTGACAGAGAATACGGAAGAAAGTGGCAAAGATCGTCGAATGAAATCCGTTCCAGTGGCAGAACATATTCTCATGACGATGCTTCTCATTTCAGCGATAACTGCTCTTATCGAAGTGTTGCGAATACGTTTCGCTAGAGATAAG GACTCGTCTAAGGCAGTTAATGCCAGTTCAAGAAAAGCTTCCACGGTCGAACTTTCCGTTCGCAACCGCTTTCTTCCGAGGCAACCGATGAACAGTCAGAGGTCCTTTGAAATGCAAGGCACGCATCGATCCGCTTTACGCCTATTAG GTGCAAGACCGCCGCCGCTTATTCGTCGCTCGTCATTCCCAACGCAACCTTCTAAGCAAAACTCGGTGACCGGTACTCCGAATAATCGGACGTCACGACGACAGTCAGCCGAGTCCGATGAAGAAATCGGGGTTCTCATTAAAGCTCTCCACCACCGCACACGCCTGATTCGACGACATTAA
- the LOC143147180 gene encoding uncharacterized protein LOC143147180 isoform X2, which yields MSVLHEETDENAMLVDEDRTVNGVELEHFVKMSKKRISLAINVSILIILAIFGVLLSLPLRMLLNTNYHSRNETIGENYAPETTENVTTIETVVIPIDYRKLKRCPKLDYEEYFRLIFGSYYDRNCTYSRIDVIEDSKEDEIEDTKEEVIDDKKEISIVTKETVEENLTENTEESGKDRRMKSVPVAEHILMTMLLISAITALIEVLRIRFARDKDSSKAVNASSRKASTVELSVRNRFLPRQPMNSQRSFEMQGARPPPLIRRSSFPTQPSKQNSVTGTPNNRTSRRQSAESDEEIGVLIKALHHRTRLIRRH from the exons ATGTCTGTGCTACACGAAGAAACCGATGAAAATGCGATGCTCGTCGACGAAGATCGAACTGTGAACGGGGTTGAGTTGGAACATTTCGTCAAGATGTCGAAAAAACGCATTTCGTTGGCCATCAACGTCAGCATTCTCATCATACTGGCGATCTTCGGTGTGCTACTGTCCTTACCTTTGCGAATGTTGCTGAACACGAACTACCACAGCCGTAACGAGACCATCGGTGAAAATTACGCGCCCGAAACAACGGAAAACGTAACGACCATCGAGACGGTAGTGATCCCGATTGATTATCGAAAATTGAAGCGGTGCCCCAAATTGGATTACGAGGAATATTTCCGGCTTATTTTCGGTAGCTATTACGACAGAAATTGCACTTACTCGCGAATCGACGTGATCGAGGATTCAAAGGAGGATGAAATAGAGGATACGAAGGAAGAAGTAATCGAcgacaaaaaagaaatatcgatcgttACGAAGGAGACCGTTGAGGAAAATTTGACAGAGAATACGGAAGAAAGTGGCAAAGATCGTCGAATGAAATCCGTTCCAGTGGCAGAACATATTCTCATGACGATGCTTCTCATTTCAGCGATAACTGCTCTTATCGAAGTGTTGCGAATACGTTTCGCTAGAGATAAG GACTCGTCTAAGGCAGTTAATGCCAGTTCAAGAAAAGCTTCCACGGTCGAACTTTCCGTTCGCAACCGCTTTCTTCCGAGGCAACCGATGAACAGTCAGAGGTCCTTTGAAATGCAAG GTGCAAGACCGCCGCCGCTTATTCGTCGCTCGTCATTCCCAACGCAACCTTCTAAGCAAAACTCGGTGACCGGTACTCCGAATAATCGGACGTCACGACGACAGTCAGCCGAGTCCGATGAAGAAATCGGGGTTCTCATTAAAGCTCTCCACCACCGCACACGCCTGATTCGACGACATTAA